The Stappia sp. 28M-7 genome has a window encoding:
- a CDS encoding strawberry notch-like NTP hydrolase domain-containing protein: MTPAAAVTAAAPIRAPEEEAACILKAAERILTGLERGLLIEARVLRQAMEEAFGGSDAEGFWTWKAAYEACEAAQVLFLRKYGRAMREKAGSPAARLAMLSRIAGLLPTHTRRTQESEEFQQFSTPMPLAYAASIAAGLTGDDAVLEPSAGTGMLAVFAEIMGARLALNEIADTRAALLRRLFPDSPVSTHDAASIDDRLADDVAPSVVLMNPPFSAALHVQGRVSDADFHHVRAALARLPEGGRLVAITGHNFPVDKLNGAVRFTCVVDGSVYYKHGTTFDTRLTVIDKSLESASSPVLPRAENAAELLARLIEHVPPRLEADGEIGFGTAAKPAVARKVAPIARRPQPAISAAPDAVELSYEPIEWKPAEGADLTDALYEGYALQSIHIPGAKPHPTKLVQSAAMASVAPPHPSYRPHLRVHIIKSGILSDAQLESVIYAGDAHSRHLAGSWTVDETFDNIHAAPEGAENAVRFRRGWFLGDGTGCGKGRQVAGIILDNWIKGRRKAVWISKSDKLIEDAQRDWSALGMEQLLVQPLSRFKQGTPVRLSEGVLFVTYATLRNEPRLRQVIDWLGDGFDGVIVFDEAHAMANAAGSKGERGEQLPSQQGRAGLRLQRALPDARIVYVSATGATDVRNLAYAERLGLWGGEDFPFANRAEFVQAVEAGGVAAMEVMSRDMKALGLYTARSLSYEGVEVEIVDHNLTPAQVETYDAYAEAFQVIHSNLNAALEASNVTGERKTLNGQAKSAALSVFEGAKQRFFAALLSGLKTATLIKSIEADLETGHAAIVQLVSTGEAILDRRLSEIPAEEWADLNVDLSPRDVILTYLQHAFPTQLYEPYTDEDGNLRSRPAFDAEGNPIQCREAVASRDRMIERLASLDPVPGALDQIIQRFGTDKVAEVTGRSRRIVRKGDRLCVENRPPSANLAETQAFMDDEKRILVFSDAGGTGRSYHADRGAKNQRLRVHYLLEAGWKADTAIQGLGRSNRTNQAQPPLFRPIATDVKAEKRFLSTIARRLDTLGAITRGQRQTGGQGLFRAEDNLEGDQARAALRQFYCWLAQGAIQGCSLTQFEEMTGLTLTFEGGNMKEDLPPITTFLNRLLALPIAMQNTLFAAFEEILNARIEAAIAAGVHDVGLETIRAESLIVTDRRTVWRHDSGAETRLFTIERRDRNRPMTAEEAITIEGGRLLVNERSGRAAVKTSAPSLMLDDGSMERRVRLLRPMQRNTMSVDDFAATHWKEAEREEFIAAWEKEIAGIPEFSTSTFHLVTGLLLPIWRRLPESNARVYRLQTDDGERIIGRMLTPIEVEAFCRNIGMDAPKLSAGDAWGLINEGKVTAHLADGLVLRRARVMNEHRIELTGFTSGMVDALKARGLFGEIISWKLRLFVPVGEAGKAIFESLTDRWPLTEIADRG; this comes from the coding sequence ATGACGCCAGCGGCGGCGGTGACGGCCGCCGCACCCATCCGTGCGCCCGAAGAAGAGGCCGCCTGCATCCTCAAGGCGGCGGAGCGCATTCTCACCGGTCTCGAACGCGGCCTTCTCATCGAGGCCCGCGTCCTGCGGCAAGCGATGGAGGAGGCGTTCGGCGGTTCGGACGCCGAGGGTTTCTGGACCTGGAAAGCCGCATATGAAGCTTGCGAAGCCGCGCAGGTTCTGTTCCTCCGCAAATATGGTCGCGCCATGCGGGAGAAGGCGGGCTCGCCCGCCGCGCGGCTCGCCATGCTTTCCCGCATCGCCGGACTTCTTCCCACCCACACCCGTCGCACGCAGGAGTCCGAGGAGTTCCAGCAGTTCAGCACACCCATGCCGCTTGCCTATGCGGCCAGCATCGCGGCGGGCCTCACCGGCGACGATGCGGTGCTGGAGCCGTCGGCCGGCACGGGGATGCTTGCCGTATTCGCCGAGATCATGGGTGCGCGGCTGGCGCTCAACGAGATCGCCGATACGCGGGCCGCGCTTCTGCGGCGGCTGTTCCCGGACAGCCCGGTCAGCACGCATGACGCGGCCAGCATCGATGATCGGCTGGCGGACGATGTCGCTCCGTCGGTTGTTCTCATGAACCCGCCCTTCTCGGCGGCGCTCCACGTGCAGGGGCGCGTGTCCGACGCGGACTTCCATCACGTGCGCGCGGCGCTGGCGCGGCTGCCCGAGGGCGGTCGCCTGGTCGCCATCACCGGGCACAATTTCCCCGTCGATAAGCTGAACGGCGCGGTGCGTTTCACCTGCGTCGTGGATGGCTCCGTCTATTACAAGCACGGCACGACCTTCGACACGCGCCTCACCGTCATCGACAAGTCGCTTGAATCGGCTTCGTCGCCGGTATTGCCGCGCGCGGAGAACGCCGCCGAATTGCTCGCCCGCCTCATCGAACATGTGCCGCCTCGCTTGGAGGCGGACGGCGAGATCGGGTTCGGTACAGCGGCGAAGCCCGCTGTTGCGCGCAAGGTCGCGCCAATCGCACGCAGACCGCAGCCCGCCATTTCTGCGGCGCCCGATGCTGTCGAGCTCTCCTATGAACCCATCGAATGGAAGCCGGCCGAGGGCGCCGACCTGACCGACGCGCTCTACGAGGGCTACGCCCTGCAATCGATCCATATCCCGGGCGCCAAGCCGCACCCGACGAAGCTGGTGCAGTCGGCGGCCATGGCCTCGGTGGCGCCGCCGCACCCTTCCTATCGGCCGCATCTTCGGGTGCATATAATAAAGAGTGGCATCCTGTCCGACGCGCAGCTTGAGAGCGTCATCTATGCCGGCGATGCGCATTCCCGGCATCTCGCGGGATCGTGGACGGTCGATGAGACCTTCGACAATATCCATGCCGCACCGGAAGGCGCCGAGAATGCCGTGCGCTTCCGCCGCGGCTGGTTCCTGGGCGACGGCACCGGCTGCGGCAAGGGCCGGCAGGTCGCCGGCATCATCCTCGACAACTGGATCAAGGGCCGCCGCAAGGCGGTGTGGATCTCCAAGTCCGACAAGCTGATCGAGGACGCGCAGCGCGACTGGTCGGCGCTGGGCATGGAGCAACTGCTCGTCCAGCCCCTGTCGCGCTTCAAGCAGGGCACGCCGGTCCGGCTGTCGGAAGGGGTGCTGTTCGTGACCTACGCCACCCTGCGCAACGAGCCGCGCCTGCGCCAGGTCATCGACTGGCTGGGAGACGGCTTCGACGGCGTGATCGTTTTCGACGAAGCCCATGCCATGGCCAACGCCGCCGGCAGCAAGGGTGAGCGCGGCGAACAACTTCCCTCCCAGCAAGGTCGTGCCGGCCTGCGCCTGCAGCGCGCCTTGCCGGACGCTCGCATCGTCTATGTCTCCGCAACCGGCGCCACCGACGTGCGCAACCTCGCCTATGCCGAGCGGCTGGGCTTGTGGGGCGGCGAGGATTTCCCTTTCGCCAATCGAGCCGAGTTTGTGCAGGCGGTCGAGGCCGGCGGGGTCGCCGCCATGGAGGTGATGAGCCGCGACATGAAGGCCCTCGGCCTCTACACGGCGCGGTCGCTGTCCTATGAGGGCGTCGAGGTCGAGATCGTCGACCACAATCTCACCCCGGCGCAGGTGGAAACTTACGACGCCTATGCTGAAGCGTTTCAGGTGATTCACTCCAACCTGAATGCCGCCCTCGAAGCCTCGAACGTCACCGGGGAGCGAAAAACCCTCAACGGCCAGGCGAAGTCCGCCGCCCTGTCGGTGTTCGAGGGCGCCAAGCAGCGTTTCTTCGCAGCGCTGCTTTCGGGGCTGAAGACCGCCACGCTCATCAAATCCATCGAGGCGGACTTGGAGACGGGCCATGCCGCAATCGTACAACTGGTTTCGACTGGCGAGGCGATCCTCGATCGCCGTCTGTCCGAGATTCCAGCCGAGGAATGGGCGGACCTGAACGTCGATTTGTCGCCCCGCGACGTGATCCTCACCTATTTGCAGCATGCCTTCCCGACGCAGCTTTATGAGCCTTATACCGACGAAGACGGCAATCTGCGCTCGCGCCCCGCGTTCGATGCCGAGGGCAACCCGATCCAGTGCCGCGAGGCCGTCGCCTCCCGTGACCGGATGATCGAGCGTCTCGCCTCGCTCGATCCCGTGCCCGGCGCGCTCGACCAGATCATTCAACGCTTCGGGACAGACAAGGTAGCGGAAGTGACGGGACGGTCACGGCGGATCGTGCGCAAGGGCGATCGGCTTTGTGTCGAAAACCGTCCGCCCTCGGCCAATCTCGCCGAGACGCAAGCCTTCATGGATGACGAGAAGCGCATCCTGGTCTTCTCCGACGCCGGCGGGACGGGCCGCTCCTACCATGCCGACCGGGGCGCGAAGAATCAGCGCCTGCGCGTCCATTACCTGCTCGAAGCGGGATGGAAGGCCGACACCGCCATCCAGGGACTCGGCCGCTCCAACCGCACCAATCAGGCGCAGCCGCCGCTGTTCCGCCCCATCGCCACGGACGTGAAGGCCGAGAAGCGCTTTCTTTCGACGATTGCCCGCCGCCTCGATACCCTTGGCGCCATCACGCGCGGGCAGCGCCAGACTGGTGGCCAGGGGCTGTTCCGCGCCGAAGACAATCTCGAAGGCGATCAGGCCCGCGCGGCGCTCAGGCAGTTCTATTGCTGGCTGGCGCAGGGCGCCATTCAGGGTTGTTCGTTGACGCAGTTCGAGGAGATGACCGGCCTGACGCTGACCTTCGAGGGCGGCAACATGAAGGAGGATTTGCCGCCGATCACGACGTTCCTCAACCGGCTGTTGGCACTGCCCATCGCCATGCAGAACACGCTGTTTGCGGCGTTCGAGGAGATTTTGAACGCCCGCATCGAGGCGGCGATTGCGGCGGGCGTCCATGATGTCGGGCTGGAGACAATCCGTGCCGAAAGCCTGATCGTCACCGACCGGCGCACGGTTTGGCGGCACGACAGCGGCGCCGAGACGCGGCTGTTTACGATCGAGCGGCGCGATCGCAACCGCCCCATGACGGCGGAAGAGGCGATCACCATCGAAGGCGGGCGATTGCTCGTCAATGAGCGCTCCGGCCGCGCCGCCGTCAAAACTTCCGCGCCGAGCCTGATGCTCGATGACGGCAGCATGGAACGCCGCGTCCGGCTGTTGCGCCCCATGCAGCGCAACACGATGAGCGTCGATGACTTCGCCGCCACTCATTGGAAGGAAGCGGAGAGGGAAGAATTTATCGCCGCATGGGAAAAGGAGATCGCCGGAATCCCGGAATTCTCGACGAGCACGTTCCATCTCGTCACCGGCCTGCTGCTGCCGATCTGGCGGCGTCTTCCGGAGAGCAACGCCCGCGTTTATCGGCTGCAAACCGACGATGGCGAACGCATCATCGGCCGGATGCTGACGCCCATCGAGGTGGAAGCGTTCTGCCGCAATATCGGCATGGACGCGCCGAAGCTCTCCGCTGGCGACGCCTGGGGTCTGATCAACGAAGGCAAGGTTACGGCCCATCTCGCCGATGGCCTCGTCCTGCGCCGCGCGCGGGTGATGAACGAGCACCGCATCGAACTCACCGGCTTCACTTCCGGCATGGTCGATGCCCTGAAGGCGCGCGGCTTGTTCGGCGAGATCATCTCGTGGAAGCTGCGGTTGTTCGTGCCGGTGGGCGAGGCCGGCAAGGCGATTTTCGAGAGCCTCACCGACCGTTGGCCGCTCACCGAAATCGCGGATCGGGGGTGA
- a CDS encoding toprim domain-containing protein, translating into MSRAADLARRLGEQAEAVCRYYLPNGRRQGRYWICGDVMGTPGRSLYVRLSGERAGKFCDTATGEHGDLLDLIALNRGLGFRAALDEGRGFLSLPVLPIRQVAPSAPSGSSEAARRLFAASKPIRGTLAERYLQGRGIILPADVAALRFHPRCFHRGPQGREIWPALIAAVTDLDGAITGAHRTWLDPEGGKAPLDQPRRAMGHLAGNAVRLGVASDVLTAAEGIETALALKAVMPAMPVVAALSAAHLAALILPLALRRLYVARDNDGAGRLAVERLRARARADDIDIRALAPRTEDFNADLLTLGPDRLTAWLAEQLAPDDVQRFLVADEPRRCV; encoded by the coding sequence ATGTCCCGCGCCGCCGATCTGGCGCGCCGTCTCGGTGAACAGGCCGAGGCGGTGTGCCGCTATTACCTGCCGAACGGCCGCCGCCAGGGCCGATACTGGATCTGCGGCGATGTCATGGGAACTCCGGGGCGGAGTCTTTATGTCCGCCTTTCCGGAGAACGTGCCGGGAAGTTTTGCGATACGGCGACCGGGGAGCATGGCGATCTTCTCGATCTCATCGCCCTCAATCGCGGCCTCGGCTTCCGCGCCGCGCTCGATGAGGGGCGGGGATTCCTCAGCCTGCCGGTTCTGCCGATCCGCCAGGTAGCCCCGTCCGCGCCGTCCGGCTCCTCCGAAGCGGCGCGGCGGCTCTTTGCCGCGTCGAAGCCGATCCGGGGCACGCTGGCGGAACGCTATCTCCAAGGCCGCGGCATCATTCTGCCTGCGGACGTTGCCGCTCTCCGCTTTCATCCGCGCTGCTTTCATCGCGGGCCGCAAGGCCGCGAGATATGGCCGGCGCTCATCGCCGCCGTCACCGATCTCGATGGCGCCATCACCGGTGCGCATCGCACCTGGCTTGATCCTGAGGGCGGCAAGGCGCCTCTCGATCAGCCCCGCCGCGCCATGGGCCATCTCGCCGGGAACGCGGTCCGGCTCGGCGTTGCGTCCGACGTCCTGACGGCGGCGGAAGGCATCGAAACGGCGCTGGCGCTCAAGGCCGTGATGCCCGCCATGCCAGTCGTCGCCGCACTCTCCGCCGCCCACCTCGCTGCCCTGATTCTGCCGCTGGCGCTGCGTCGCCTCTATGTCGCGCGCGACAACGACGGGGCCGGGCGCCTTGCGGTGGAACGATTGCGCGCCCGCGCCAGAGCCGACGATATCGACATCCGCGCCCTCGCCCCGAGGACGGAGGATTTCAACGCCGATCTCCTCACCCTCGGCCCGGACCGGCTCACGGCATGGCTCGCCGAGCAGCTCGCCCCGGACGATGTTCAGCGTTTCCTGGTCGCGGATGAGCCGAGGCGATGCGTGTGA
- a CDS encoding DUF2493 domain-containing protein, producing the protein MLHDLFTDDAFEPLHAASPTAHVLDEMALHGTRPGPDDPERLTVPEADRAEQEIENTAAALIALMADTALDDDLDDVLWGFANLFHRRLGYLDRLLDDNEVAQRRLQEEQDGSEVKSVELERLIARGEALLERRAAFENLRDLAAIQFESATGSAWRPHTGSMTNRKTMTAAMIDSRDFIAAKRRAEIEPLLPAGPRIAFTGGVDCNDHIRIWEALDKALAKHPDMVLIHGGSPKGAEKIAACWADNRNVPQIVFKPDWTRHRNAAPFKRNDRMLEALPIGVIAFPGSGISQNLVDKARKMGIATWTFDSGAT; encoded by the coding sequence ATGCTGCACGATCTCTTCACCGACGACGCCTTCGAACCCCTTCACGCGGCATCGCCAACCGCCCATGTCCTCGACGAAATGGCGCTTCACGGCACCCGTCCCGGCCCGGACGATCCGGAGCGCCTGACGGTGCCCGAAGCCGACCGGGCCGAGCAGGAGATCGAGAACACCGCAGCCGCCCTCATCGCCCTAATGGCCGACACGGCGCTCGATGACGATCTCGACGACGTCCTCTGGGGCTTCGCCAATCTTTTCCACCGCCGCCTGGGCTATCTCGACCGCCTCCTCGACGACAACGAGGTGGCGCAGCGCCGTTTGCAGGAGGAGCAGGACGGCTCGGAGGTCAAGTCCGTCGAGCTCGAGCGCCTGATTGCCCGTGGCGAGGCATTGCTCGAACGCCGCGCCGCCTTCGAGAACCTCCGCGATCTTGCCGCCATCCAGTTCGAATCGGCGACCGGTTCCGCCTGGCGGCCGCATACCGGCTCGATGACGAACCGCAAGACGATGACGGCGGCCATGATCGACAGCCGCGATTTCATCGCCGCTAAGCGCCGGGCCGAGATCGAGCCGCTGCTGCCCGCCGGGCCGCGCATCGCGTTCACCGGCGGCGTCGACTGCAACGACCACATCCGCATCTGGGAGGCCCTCGACAAGGCCCTCGCGAAGCACCCCGACATGGTGCTCATCCATGGCGGATCGCCGAAAGGCGCCGAGAAGATCGCCGCCTGCTGGGCCGACAATCGCAACGTGCCGCAGATCGTCTTCAAGCCCGATTGGACCCGCCACCGCAACGCCGCACCCTTCAAGCGCAATGACCGTATGCTCGAAGCGCTCCCAATCGGCGTCATTGCCTTCCCTGGTTCCGGTATCTCCCAGAACCTCGTCGATAAGG